Genomic segment of Eupeodes corollae chromosome 2, idEupCoro1.1, whole genome shotgun sequence:
tttaattccaGATATGCAGTTGCGCCTTCTTGGGTGCAGGTCTATGGTTAAGATTATCATATCAAGGCTATGCCACATTATTACCAGATCATGAAGCATTAAGTGCTGATTCACTGTTTATAGCAGTTGGAGTTTGTGGATTTGTTGTGTCGTTTTTTGGATGTTGTGGATCATGGTTCCAATCACGGTGTCTGCTTATAAcagtaaatatttatattaatttatgagtttaacaatttaactaatatattattattttttctttctccaGTACTTCGTtttgattgtgtttttattcCTAAGCGAGTTCCTAATCGGTTCAATTGCATTCCTATTCCGTGGTGGATTAAGTAGAACATTAGCTAATGAATTAAGATTTGGTATTGAAAGACATTATAATGCAACAGATAGAGGTGGATTGGCAGCACCGTCAGTTGCAGCGATATGGGATACAATGCAGCAGTCGGTAagacagttttttgtttactcttaattttttgaactatTTGACATTACTTTTGATTCAGTGAGTTATCTCAAGAGTCAAATGTCTAAATAAGTGATGCCAAACACCCAAAAATACAacgttaaaataatttgtacacaacttttttttttagtttgaatgtTGTGGAGTGACGTCATACGAAGACTGGTACGATGTCCAAGCATGGAGTGGCAAACGATGGGTACCCGAATCCTGTTGTCGACCCAACTACGAACAAAGAGGAATGATAATTGAAGGCTCCGGCGATGGTGGTCCAAGGGTTGATTGTGGGAagtaagttttacaaaaatctttAGATGCCAGAATTTCCATAACACAACTAATCCCATTTCTATAGATCTGAAAATCCATTGCTGTGGTGGGACAAAGCCTGTGCTCATTCTCTACACGCATGGCTTATTGAAAGACTGCATGTTGTTGGTACAGTTGCCTTGGTTATAGCATTTTTACAACTTTTCGGCTTAATAACATCAATGTTGCTCTTCTGTACGGTGAAACATAAACGAGAATCACAAACCTACAAATCGTATTCCCCATCAATTGATCCTGCGACAAGGACGAGTAGCTGGGAAGACTGAAgtgtattttaaaagaaacaacaacaaaaacacaaaaccatATCAGAGGAACTCCTTCATCAAGAGTTtctctatatatataaatatatatctaAAGTGCTAAGCACTCTTCTAGCGGAGCTATActatatacaaaagaaaattaaaaaaaaaaaacacaaactacgaattaatttaaatattaaatatttttattattcgacaacgataaaacaaaaaataaataatttaataaaaaaaaaaagaaaattagaatttaGAGAAATTTgtgccaaaaatatttaattacaaaaaaattaaacgaaaacaaaaatggaaaatcgTTAAATTTTCTAGGttaggaattttaaaaaatttcttttagaaaattatgaTTAAGTcgcagtttcttcctttgaatctcttcaaacaaaaacaaaatacaaaaactagttaaacaaaatttagaaaacacaaaatttaagggCGATGCACTAAAAGCATTCACTGCCAgtgaaataaattgttattgtttttagtttttatttctttaatctaAAATGTCAGTGAGTGTATTAACTGCCATATTTATTtctgcaatacatttttactttaaatttaaaacaaaaatctgagaTAGAAAAAATTGAGAACCGCCTTTATTCTTCAActtcactaatttttttaatttgtttttaataaacaaactaagtttttgaaaattttaaattttgtttgtttattaaaaaaaaaagatatttaaaaaaagaaaactaaataaaaaaatctattactgtaaatatttgtattcaaaatgatatttatatttattctttagttattgtttttttgttttctttcaaagacaataaaagaaaattattataaataaatacaagaaatataaaaagatatataaaactttatagatgaatttttaatgttaagaCAATCTTTTCTTcaatcaaacaaacaataacacacacaaaacaaaaacaaaacaaaaaaactgtgtaagattttaaaaatttatatttttaacaaaaccgaAACAtatctgttttatttataatcaaaaaaattatattgttatttatttttattctaaacaaaaaccagaaaataataaaaaaaaaatacaacattccatgttatttatttaacgattttaattatttgcaatatatttaataatatgaaaaaaatatttaaacaaaataaaaaaatattttaacctttcatatataaaaacaaaaaaaaaacaactatatatttacaaaatattattatttcttatacaaaaaataaaacaaacaaaaaaaaactacataaatatataaattttattttgtgatcGTGTTGCAAAatggattattattattattactattattatttattataggaatgaatataaaaaaaattaaagaaaatttaaaaaaattaaataaaaattccaaacttttttatttatgtctcTAATCACTTCTTCCGGGATTTAATGgttgaacaaaatattcataatagAGTCTAATCCCTATGGACTTcatttcatataagaaatatttttataggCATCTTGTCTAAAGTCACTCAAAATGTGTCACACACAAATTAAACCTCTAAACGTGTCACAAAAAGAGGAATGTTGTTGAGGGAAATAATGATCTAcaagattttttatatttattttcgttgAAAAACTAAACCGAATtcaaaaccaacacaaaacattagctttttgaatacttttagttttttgatttattattatgcatggttcttgcttaaaagatcattaatttaatgaatgtgacccaaaataattgtttgtgttACGTATGCCAAAGGTTACTCTTTATAGTATTTGTGGGCTAAATAGGGAATAAAACATCATTTATCAAACTTTAAGATAAATGCACTGAAGGCACAGAAATATaatcttttagttttttcttggtTCTTTGAAAGTCGAAGTGTTACCTTTTGAAGTGACTAAGAGAACATTAAAGTAAAGGattattgttaatttaacaAATCAATTTTGGGGACAAAAGTAGACTTAAAATATGTGTGTGGTTTcttattccaaaaaacaattaattttcctTAAGATTCCATTAGGAAAAAGTCTATTTTTATCATTTCTATGGAAGAagtttctgtttatttttgaaaatttgtatccaAGATCATTCGAAAGAATAAATCGCATTACCAATAAAAAGGCCACAGCCAACCTCGGGTTAgacataattttgaataattcataattttgaattcaagtAATTTACGATATCAGTATCAGCATTTGACATGGTCGTCTTAtgataatatgtttttttttcttattgcttATTTAATCAAACAAATGTGAATATAtgacttaaaaaatcaaatccaatCTGAAAGGCTACTGTGTTAATGATGAGCTACATGATCTTCAAAACTTTCACTTATATCAAATGGTAATTATGAATATCAAAACGGAAAAAGGCATCAAAATGTTTGATTATATTCAAGGacatcatacaaaataaatatttagtagGTATAGTCTGAGATatcgttttcttaaaaaaagaaatggacCCAGCGACTTCCTTGCAGTTTGCCATAAATCATAAGCTAAATCACCAATATAAAGTAATTATTACATGCATACATTAATAGAttgtgctttcttaaattaaattcaataaaaatcattatttgtaatattgaaatataaaaataacttatttttagtCGATGTTTAGGCAAgttttttaaggtaattttttacttcccatagaaagttattgtaatagttccgatttgacatttctcgacgtttcaaagtccctaaagtcgaaacgtacgtttgcgacgtttttttcgttatccatagctcaagaactagaagagatatcgaattcaaataaattgtgttatacagattataaggcagaaagggctttcaagacaattgcgtgggtggttctttagtagttaaaaaaaggtgacaaatttggttaaccctaaatatctcatgaaccattgatgctagagaattgaattaaaatttatataatatattgtaacgcgatacaaaacaaatacatttttggaaacaaatccaatgaacggtttttttataaatcagaaaaaaactgaaacaaaaatttgtcaactggaaaattttacgattaaaatatgatttaaaatctccaaaacaattttgtgcaacgaagaatgatgttgcaaaactttgagaaaattataattgacagtttttttataaaaaattaaaacctaggaaaaacattaatcaaagctggtaaaaattgatttttgactgaaatatcttttcaaaactgtgagatattgaccttaaattacatttatcttttgaataatatagttgtcaacattcattgaaatttcgaaaagaaaaatcgaaaagacacttttcttacaaaaaataaaaacttaacaaaaaaaccaatacaaaaacttggtaaaaatttactttcgactcaaaaatttaaaattactttctttaaacattttttttatttcacagaaaatattgttttcgatactcagaagttttttttttaaaaatccaacaatcaaaaaaaaaataaaatctacaagaaatagaagacgaatttggttaaaattgatttcggtTCCTTatgtctctcaaattaattgcattcatccaattaataaaaaattaggtaatgctactaaaattttgttttcgactaaaaatctatctatTAAAATAAGATTTGTTAAGCGAacctatttcttgatatgaaaaatattgttggtaattttaaaattttaaagaaaaattcaactgacaactttaaaaaaagacaaatcgacgggcGGGGTGGGacgttatcagtgttggtcgcattccagcctcttttttattttttattttagctttcggcttatgaagaaaaaaaaataataaaccaaattttaatCTTGGCTGAAActgagtttaaaattttgaattttatcaaaaaattggcGGTAATCATTACAAAAGCCaaacgatttttctttttaaaatgtaattacattgcaaatttttaaacatttaaaactttttagtaAACTTAATTCTTCAAAccattttaataagtttaatagattttttaacattttaaatgtctttctttaaacatttaatagtTTCGAATTTTCGAGAGtttgacaatttaaattaataggtGCGTTCCAGGATGAACTAAACTACTAAAAAAACAGTGAAATATTTACTTGATGGAATTAACTCTGTCACTTGTAACTACGGTGGAGTCTATATTATTATTGCAACCGGCCCGATTtgtagaattaaaaattatgatattttttgacatttcaaagttcatagaatttaaataaagatcGATAGATCTAAAAAATTTCAGGATGCGCAGGAGGGGCCTAAAATTAATTCCGTTTATTCGCTTTTTTAGTTTGATTACCCTTAAATATCTCTCGAACCAATAACGAGAgcgactttaattaaatattatattatacctGTGATGCTAACTGATAtacatttgaaacaaaatttaattacggtattcttaaaaatgaaaaactaatacAAATCTGTGTCACCtcatatattttgcaaaaataacatTGTATTCAAAATAACTATACGcatcgaaaaatattgtttccaatacctgttttttttttaaacttgactttattttacaaaaataacaacctaGCAAAACACTACTATTTGACTCGCATATCTATAGAGTGAATAAATATATTCGCTTAGAAATCattccatacaaaatattgttgttaacaaaatgtaattttcttagaaaaatccaataggCAGGcagttttgtatacaaattaaaaacactcaaaaaattttactaacAATTTGTTTCCGACTACAATATCTCGGAGTAaaaacttattaacttcccatagaaagttattgcaatgggtccgatttgtcaaattgaaaactttgacatttctcgacgttttaaggtccctacagtagaacgacgtttttttcgtcgtccatagctcaagaaccagaggagatatcgacttcaaataaattttgttatacagataataagccagaaagatacagaaagggctctcaagaaaattgcgttggtggttttataccatagcagtttaaaaagaaaGTGAGCAAAAATTGTAAACCCTacatatcttatgaaccaatgacgctagagaattgaattaaatttaatattatatattgtaacgtgatacaattCAAATACGTTTTTggaactgaaacaaaaatttgtcacctcgaaaattgtaggacttaaatatgatttcatctccaaaacaattttgtgcaacgaagaatgatgtttttgtcatgtgataaaattttgagaaaaatataattgacagttttttttataaaaataaaaaccttaaaaaaaacattactcaaagctggtaaaaattgattttcgactcaaatatcttttcaaaacttggagatattggctttaaactactttcgtcttttgaaaaatattgttgacaacattcaataaaattttgagaaaaatctataattgacagttttttttacaaaagaacaaaaacctaacaaaaaaaaaacaatactaaaacttggtagaaatttactttcgt
This window contains:
- the LOC129945437 gene encoding tetraspanin-9 encodes the protein MGNSGYTCIRRTFCWMNIILWICSCAFLGAGLWLRLSYQGYATLLPDHEALSADSLFIAVGVCGFVVSFFGCCGSWFQSRCLLITYFVLIVFLFLSEFLIGSIAFLFRGGLSRTLANELRFGIERHYNATDRGGLAAPSVAAIWDTMQQSFECCGVTSYEDWYDVQAWSGKRWVPESCCRPNYEQRGMIIEGSGDGGPRVDCGKSENPLLWWDKACAHSLHAWLIERLHVVGTVALVIAFLQLFGLITSMLLFCTVKHKRESQTYKSYSPSIDPATRTSSWED